AATTGCCAGGCGTTTGAAAAGATATTTCCATTAAAGTTTTTCTGACGTCATTATCCTTTGTTTACTATTTTTTTGAGGGTAGTGTCTCTGACAATAAATATTTGACAAAACCCGTGATTTGGATTTATTACCAGTGTTGACTGGTCTTTAGGATGGCGGATGGGAATATCTGTGTCATTTTCTCATCCCAGGTCCACTGCGAAACCTGAAAGAGGCCGGAATGAATGCATTTGAGAAAAATAATGTCCATTGTCTGTATAACGGCCACGGGCCGACCTGGTCTATCAGCACCCAGGCTCGCCCCACAACAAAGCATGAAAGTAACTTATTGGTACTTTCATACATATAAAAAATTTAAGGAAATAGGGCAGGTCTGCAAGGATGCATTGTCCCTGTTAAGGCGCAGGGAAAAATATAAAAGATAAATGGACAATTGGTTCGGACTTTTATATTAACTATTTCAAATAATGGCGGCAGGCAGCTTAGGTGTCATATTGCTGCTTGTCAGATCTTCTAAAAGAGGGACAAACTACTAAAGAGGGAAAAACGAATGGAATTTAACTATGAACCCATGTTTCCGTTGAAAAAGGATGCTACGCAATATCGCCTGTTGACCAAGGACCATGTCCGGGTCCGGGAGTTTGAGGGTAAGGATGTGGTCATGGTGGAGCCCGTTGCATTGACTCTGCTGGCCAACGCTGCGTTTAAGGACGTTGCCCATCTGTACCGGGCCGAACATCTGGCGCAGGTAAAGGCTATAATTGATGACCCCGAAAGTTCTGACAATGACCGTTATGTAGCCCTGGAGCTTTTGAAAAACGCTGTAATTTCGGCTGAAAAAGTCTATCCCATGTGCCAGGATACCGGTACCGCCATTATTATGGGTAAAAAGGGCCAGCAGATCTGGACCTGGTCCGAGGATGAGCGCGAATTGTCCAAAGGTGCCTTTGAAGCCTATACCCAAAACAATTTGCGGTATTCCCAGAATGCCCCGCTCACCATGTACGACGAAGTGAATACCAAAAATAATATGCCGGCCCAGGTGGATCTGGCTGCAGTTCAGGGCGATGAATACAACTTCCTGTTCATGGCAAAAGGCGGCGGCTCTGCCAACAAAAGTGCCCTGTTCCAGATGACCAAGGCCGTTCTCAATACCGAAGAGGGCTTGATTGACTTCATGCTCAAGGAAATGAAGCACCTGGGTACTGCCGCCTGTCCTCCCTATCACATCGCATTTGTCATCGGCGGCACCTCTGCGGAACTCAATCTCAAAGCGGTAAAACTGGCTTCGGCCAAATATCTGGACACCCTGCCCACCAAGGGCAGCGAAACCGGCCATGCTTTCAGGGACGTTGACCTTGAGCAAAAAGTTCTGGAACGTTCCAAAGGCTTAGGCCTTGGCGCACAATTCGGCGGCAAACATTTTGCTCTGGATATTCGGGTTGTAAGACTTCCCCGCCACGGCGCATCCTGTCCCATCGGCATTGGCGTTTCCTGCTCTGCAGACCGTCAGATCAAGGGCAAAATCAACCGGGACGGCATTTTCCTGGAACAGATGGTTGAAAACCCGGCAGAATACCTGCCCGCCAGTGAACCTGAAATGGCCCCCGCCGTTGAAATTGACCTGGATCGCCCCATGGATGAAATTCGCGCTGAATTGACCAAATATCCGGTATCCACCCGTCTGTCTTTGACCGGTAAAATTATTGTGGCCAGAGATATTGCCCATTCCAAGTTCATGGAACGGTATGAAAAGGGCGAAGGGCTGCCCGATTACATTAAAAATCACGTCATTTATTATGCAGGGCCTGCAAAGACACCTGAAGGCGAAGCCTCCGGTTCATTTGGCCCCACCACCGCCGGCCGCATGGATCCCTATGTACCTATCTTCCAGAAAGAAGGCGGCTCCATGGTCATGCTGGCCAAGGGCAACCGCTCCCAGATCGTTACCGATGCCTGCAAGACTTACGGTGGTTTTTACCTGGGTTCACCTGGTGGTCCGGCCGCACGTCTTGGCAAAGATTTTATTAAAAATGTCGAGCTGGTTGAATATGAAGAACTGGGCATGGAAGCCGTATGGATGATCACGGTTGAAAAATTTCCTGCATTTATCCTTGTAGATGATAAGGGCAATGATTTTTTTGAGGGCCTGGTATAAGTCTTAATTTTATATTCGATTTTTTTTTAAAGTCAAACAGGATAGACAGTGCTGCCGGATCTATGACGGTGTCTGTCTGTCCTGTTTCCATCTGAACAGGAAAGTCATATGGAAGTCATTTTGCTGATGGCCTCAACCGTGGACGGTAAGATTGCAAAGCATTCCAGTCAGCTTGTGGACTGGACCGGCAAGGCCGATAAAAAATATTTTGTGGAACTGACCAAAAAGGCAGGAGTTATGATCATGGGATCAAAAAGTTATGATACCCTTGACTCCCCATTGCCCGGTCGCCTGAATATTGTTATGACCCGGGATAAATCCAGGCAAAGTGATCAGGACAATCTGATATTTACGGATTTGTCCCCGGCTGAAATTCTTGACGACCTTGAGAATAAGGGTTACACCAGCGCGGCTCTAATTGGCGGAGCCACCATCAACACCTTGTTTGCCCGGGACAACCTGATCACGCAGGTGCATTTGACCATGGTGCCCAGGCTGTTTGGTTCAGGGTTGTCCTTGTTTGCACCACCCCTTGATCTTGACACGGCGCTTAATCTTGAATCTTGTCAGGATCTCGGAGATGGGCATCTTTTACTCATTTATCATGTGGGGAGCCATGAAGCATAGTGACGTTTCCGGGATAAAACCAGGCACCAAGAAAGAGAAGAAAAAAAATTTTATTGTCCGCTATTTTGAGTGGGTCGCAAATGGAACCCAAAGGGCCAACCAACAGGGGCGCGGCCCATGCAAATACTGAGCTCCGAAAAAATGATCGGTCCGTGGGACTGGAAATTTTGACATTTTTTGAAAAAGGATTGTGCTATCATGAGTAAAGCAAAAGTAAGGATTCAGGCTGCCGCTACAGTTTGCGGGCTTGTTTGCCTATGTCTTGTATTGGTGTGGATTTTTCGCGGTGAGACCCCGCCCGTTGACACCCATTCCAAAGAACTGACCTTTAATCTGGATCAATTCATTGACCCTGAAACCTGCGGGGGGTGCCATGATGAGATTATGGCCCAGTGGCAGGATTCCATGCATCATCTTTCCCATCAAGACCCGGTATATACTCGGGTGGCAAAATTTTATCTTGAGGGTCTGACCGAAGCAGGCCATATTGAGGAGGCTGAGTCATGCGTGAAGTGCCATACCCCTGTGGGATATGTGAGTGGTTTTCCCCAAAAAGTGTCCGATGAGTTTGCAGACGTTCAGGAAATTCCTGCCCAGGGTATTCAATGCGACTATTGTCATGTGGCCGTAGATGTCAACAAGATGTACAACAACGGTTTGGTCTTGTCCCCCGGTCAGGGCGAGGATGATCCCGGTATCAAGCATGGGCCTTTTGACGATACGGAACCTGAGTTCCACGATGCCGCGTATTCGAAACTGCATACCGATTCAAAAATTTGCGGTACCTGCCATAATGTTAAACATGTGGCTTTCGGCACCGACCTTGAAACCACTTACACGGAATGGGAAAAGGGCCCGTACAACAGCCCTGACCCTGAAAAACATATCTCCTGCCAGGGGTGTCATATGTACCAGCGGCCGGGCGTACCTGCCACCGCCTCCACACCGAGGCCTGAAAATCCGGGCAGTGCCACACCGGACGCAAAGCAGCGTCCCCATATTTTTACCCACTATTTTGTGGGTGCCAATTCCGGCCTGCCCCAAATGTTTTCCGACCAGGAGAAATCCGATATGGCTGTGGCGCGTCTAAAGCATGCGGCCCAACTTTATCTAGAGGTGGAAAAAGATAACGCCGTCCGGGTGGTGGTCGCCAATACGGGCGCCGGACACAGCCTGCCCACGGGATTGACGGATATGCGCCAGGTATGGATTGAAGTGACATTGGCGGACAGCGATGGAAGCATCGTATACCAGACCGGCGTTCCTGATGAAAACAATGAACTGCCGGAAGATACGGTGATATTTAATACCATTTTTGGAGACGGCAACGGCAACCCTGTGGTCAACATTGCCAAAGCCAAGGAAATTTTATCTGACACCCGGATTCCTGTAGGCGAAAGCGTATCCCATCTATTTGGATTAGATCCTGTCCCCCAAAGTGGGTACACGCTGACCGCGCGCCTGCTGTACCGGTCCATGCCGCAGAAAATTCTCAATCAATTGCCTGGCGATCCGTTAGGGCCTTTGCCGGTGGTGGAGATGGCTGCGGTAAGTAAAATATTTTAATGGCTTAAAATGGCGGCAGTCTTTGCCGCCGTCAACGGATAATAAACATACAATGCATTTGTTCGATATTGTTGTCATTTCCATCGGACTGGCCATGGATGCCTCGGCGGTGTCCATGGCTGCTGCGGCCTGCGGGTATGCACAAGACCCGCGGGCCGTGTTTCGTCTGGCGTTTCACTTTGGTTTGTTTCAGTTCATGATGCCGGTGGTCGGTTGGTTTCTCGGGACTGGATTTGTCGCATATGTCCGTGCCGTGGACCACTGGATCGCCTTTGGCCTGCTGGCCTTTGTTGGCGGGCGCATGGTTCGCGAAGGCTTAACACACACCGAAGAGTGCCTTCACAGGGATCCTTCCAAGGGCTTGACCATGGTCATGCTCAGTGTTGCCACTAGCATTGATGCCCTGGCCATCGGCCTGGGTTTGGCTGTAATGGATGTCAATATTTGGTATCCATCTGCTCTGATCGGCATTATTACATGCGCCATGTCCGTGGCTGCTATATACATCGGCAAGCGGGTGGGCTCGGCCTTTGGCAGTAAAATGGAGGTTGTGGGCGGCATTATATTAATTGGACTTGGCTTGAAAATACTGATTCCTGCACTCTTTTTTGGCGCCTGATTTTAAAACTATGAAAACGGTTCATACCCATTATATCGGCAATGCCGCAAAGATGAAGAAATTGGCTGACAGGAGTGTCAGTCTTGTGGTGACATCACCGCCGTATCCCATGATTGATATGTGGGATGAAATTTTTAGCCGCCAGGATTCCAAAATTGACAAGGCGCTTAAAAAATCGGATGGGCCGCTTGCCTTTGAACTCATGCACCAGGTTCTGGACCGGATCTGGAAAGAGGTGTTCAGGGTGCTTTCTCCCGGCGGGTTTGCCTGTATCAATATCGGCGATGCCACACGCACCATCAGGGAACGCTTTGCCCTTTATCCCAACCACGCCAGGATATTAACTGCGACCCAGGCATTAGGATTTACGGCCTTGCCCTGTATTTTATGGCGCAAGCAGACCAATGCACCCAACAAATTCATGGGATCGGGCATGTTGCCGGCCGGGGCCTATGTCACGTTGGAGCATGAATACATCCTTATTTTGAGAAAAGGGGGAAAACGCGAATTTACATCTGCTGCGGCTAAGGAGAACCGTCGGCAAAGCGCCTTGTTCTGGGAAGAGCGCAACCAATGGTTTTCAGACGTCTGGATGGATCTTAAAGGCACCCGCCAGGCCATGGGAAAGAAAAAGAACCGTAACCGCAGCGGTGCCTTCCCCTTTGAACTGGCCTATCGCCTGATCAACATGTATTCCGTGAAAGACGATCTAATTCTGGATCCGTTTATGGGTACGGGCACCACAACACTTGCGGCCATGGCTGCCGGGCGCAATAGCGCAGGATATGAAATAGACCCAACGCTACTGGAAAATTTCTACGATAAATGCAAGGATTCCATCAGCCGGTTTTCTTCTGCCATCCAGCACCGCATAGATTTTCATAGTGAATTTGTTCAGGGGCGTCTGGATGACGGAAAACCCATCAAATATGAAAATTCCTATTATGGGTTCCCCGTAATAACGCGCCAGGAAAAAGAACTTGTATTGAATATCCCGGTATCCGTTGAACAACAGGGTGACAAAAGTATAATTGTTGATTACAACATGCCGTCCCGGGAAACCGTAAATGCATTTCCTGTCCAGCCCATCAACGTAGCTGAGCCCAAATCCTCCGGGAAAAAATCCAAGGTTGCCGAAGGATTATTTCCTGATTTTGATCCAGAACCCTGACAATGAGGCACGAGCAGGCTTTGCCCCTTTATTACTTTATGAATTGTAATAAAATTGAAAAGGCAGAACCCAATGCGGATTCTGCCTTTTATAAAACAGCCACGGGCTGACCTGACATATCAGCTGTCAGGCAGAGCCCTCAATAAAGTTTGAAAGATCTTAGTAACTTACCCAGACTTTCTTATAAAATTGTTTAAGAAGTTTGTTATCCCTCTTTTTTTCTACTAACTCCTGCAATACCTAAAAGTCCAAGGCCAAAAAATAGAATAGTGGCAGGTTCTGGAACAGCGTTTTGCCCTTCCAATGAAAAATCGTCGAAAAGAATGTCTTCCGATTCCCCAACTGATACCGTAATCTTATTAACTAACTTGGTATTGTCGATGTTTATAGTAAACTGTCTCCATTCAGTGGTGCTAATTGCTGACCCTCCTATTGTCAAATCATCAGACGTTGTATCTGAATAAAGCACTGTAATATTGCTGGGACCTGAAAATCCGGTTCCTTTGACCCAAAAACTTAAATCTCCGGTTGTTGCAACAGAAGCAAAAGCTTGATCAATCCAGTCAACGGCCCCCATTGCAAGGCTGTATGTCCCGGAATGTGCATCTGCAGTTGTGATGCTGCCATCAAAAACCGGAGGTGAGTGTACATTCCAACCTGTAAAATCCCCAGTTTCAAACCCACTATTGACAATTAATTGCGAAGCCGTTGCTGCTGTTGTGAAAAAAAATAAAAAGCCACAAATAATAATAGTTACAATTTTAAATTTCATCTCTCCCCCTCCTTAATGATGTTAAAACTGCTTAATTTTGGATCAATTGATAGCCGATTTTTAAGCCCTTGGAAAAACCACCGTTGTTCAGACGGCTATTTAGCCCGCAGTGCTTTAATCCCACTATTTTGAATACAGTGGTCGTTTAGTCAATAATGAAAATGAGCTATGAAAAGAGCGCTTTTATTTTCGGTCAGAGCGAGTGGTATCCAACTTTTTCATTGTATTTGAAATTTTAACGCAATAATTATGCCGATTTCTCATGAGATCTTGTAATTAATTACATTGTCTTGTGTATACAGTAGGTTAATGGGAGATTGTTTTCTATAAAGCAGGTCGTATTATGGCAAAAATTACACATAAAAATGGCAGAAAATATATATTATTATAACAAAAAATATATAGCAAAGTTCAAATTGGGTGGCATCGGGGCGAGCCTGGGTGCTGATAGACCAAGGACGGCCCGTGGCCGTTATACAAGAGTCTCGGTGAATTCGTAAAGGTTTATGGCATTGGGCGTTCTCTGTTTTTTAGCGCTTCGGAAAACTTGAAATATCAGATATAGCCATTACTCTTTACAAAATACAGGCATGGAAGATATTATAGTGAATAATTTTTCCAAACCGACACACGAAGATTCAAACGAAACGTATGAAAACAAAAAAGGAGAACTTTCATGGGATCTATTACGCTTGGCGGCAACGCGGTAACTTTGGCTGGTGATTTTCCTAAGACAGGTGACAAAGCAAAGGACTTTACCCTTGTGGGCCAGGATTTGTCAGACGTCAAACTGTCTGCGTATGCCGGTAAACAGGTGGTACTCAACATTTTTCCAAGCCTCGACACCCCGG
This window of the uncultured Desulfobacter sp. genome carries:
- a CDS encoding fumarate hydratase, yielding MEFNYEPMFPLKKDATQYRLLTKDHVRVREFEGKDVVMVEPVALTLLANAAFKDVAHLYRAEHLAQVKAIIDDPESSDNDRYVALELLKNAVISAEKVYPMCQDTGTAIIMGKKGQQIWTWSEDERELSKGAFEAYTQNNLRYSQNAPLTMYDEVNTKNNMPAQVDLAAVQGDEYNFLFMAKGGGSANKSALFQMTKAVLNTEEGLIDFMLKEMKHLGTAACPPYHIAFVIGGTSAELNLKAVKLASAKYLDTLPTKGSETGHAFRDVDLEQKVLERSKGLGLGAQFGGKHFALDIRVVRLPRHGASCPIGIGVSCSADRQIKGKINRDGIFLEQMVENPAEYLPASEPEMAPAVEIDLDRPMDEIRAELTKYPVSTRLSLTGKIIVARDIAHSKFMERYEKGEGLPDYIKNHVIYYAGPAKTPEGEASGSFGPTTAGRMDPYVPIFQKEGGSMVMLAKGNRSQIVTDACKTYGGFYLGSPGGPAARLGKDFIKNVELVEYEELGMEAVWMITVEKFPAFILVDDKGNDFFEGLV
- a CDS encoding dihydrofolate reductase family protein — protein: MEVILLMASTVDGKIAKHSSQLVDWTGKADKKYFVELTKKAGVMIMGSKSYDTLDSPLPGRLNIVMTRDKSRQSDQDNLIFTDLSPAEILDDLENKGYTSAALIGGATINTLFARDNLITQVHLTMVPRLFGSGLSLFAPPLDLDTALNLESCQDLGDGHLLLIYHVGSHEA
- a CDS encoding multiheme c-type cytochrome — translated: MSKAKVRIQAAATVCGLVCLCLVLVWIFRGETPPVDTHSKELTFNLDQFIDPETCGGCHDEIMAQWQDSMHHLSHQDPVYTRVAKFYLEGLTEAGHIEEAESCVKCHTPVGYVSGFPQKVSDEFADVQEIPAQGIQCDYCHVAVDVNKMYNNGLVLSPGQGEDDPGIKHGPFDDTEPEFHDAAYSKLHTDSKICGTCHNVKHVAFGTDLETTYTEWEKGPYNSPDPEKHISCQGCHMYQRPGVPATASTPRPENPGSATPDAKQRPHIFTHYFVGANSGLPQMFSDQEKSDMAVARLKHAAQLYLEVEKDNAVRVVVANTGAGHSLPTGLTDMRQVWIEVTLADSDGSIVYQTGVPDENNELPEDTVIFNTIFGDGNGNPVVNIAKAKEILSDTRIPVGESVSHLFGLDPVPQSGYTLTARLLYRSMPQKILNQLPGDPLGPLPVVEMAAVSKIF
- a CDS encoding manganese efflux pump MntP family protein; translation: MHLFDIVVISIGLAMDASAVSMAAAACGYAQDPRAVFRLAFHFGLFQFMMPVVGWFLGTGFVAYVRAVDHWIAFGLLAFVGGRMVREGLTHTEECLHRDPSKGLTMVMLSVATSIDALAIGLGLAVMDVNIWYPSALIGIITCAMSVAAIYIGKRVGSAFGSKMEVVGGIILIGLGLKILIPALFFGA
- a CDS encoding site-specific DNA-methyltransferase, with translation MKTVHTHYIGNAAKMKKLADRSVSLVVTSPPYPMIDMWDEIFSRQDSKIDKALKKSDGPLAFELMHQVLDRIWKEVFRVLSPGGFACINIGDATRTIRERFALYPNHARILTATQALGFTALPCILWRKQTNAPNKFMGSGMLPAGAYVTLEHEYILILRKGGKREFTSAAAKENRRQSALFWEERNQWFSDVWMDLKGTRQAMGKKKNRNRSGAFPFELAYRLINMYSVKDDLILDPFMGTGTTTLAAMAAGRNSAGYEIDPTLLENFYDKCKDSISRFSSAIQHRIDFHSEFVQGRLDDGKPIKYENSYYGFPVITRQEKELVLNIPVSVEQQGDKSIIVDYNMPSRETVNAFPVQPINVAEPKSSGKKSKVAEGLFPDFDPEP
- a CDS encoding PEP-CTERM sorting domain-containing protein, whose protein sequence is MKFKIVTIIICGFLFFFTTAATASQLIVNSGFETGDFTGWNVHSPPVFDGSITTADAHSGTYSLAMGAVDWIDQAFASVATTGDLSFWVKGTGFSGPSNITVLYSDTTSDDLTIGGSAISTTEWRQFTINIDNTKLVNKITVSVGESEDILFDDFSLEGQNAVPEPATILFFGLGLLGIAGVSRKKEG